Proteins from a single region of Synergistes jonesii:
- the hutH gene encoding histidine ammonia-lyase: MDAVLLNGQSLTLKDVENVARRGYKVEIAPEAKELIKECAESVRKWVEEGRIVYGVTTGFGDLASVVIPRDKSRQLQENLLMSHSCGFGEAYPEEVVRAIMLLRVNTLTRGYSGISLATLQQMVDYLNAGIHPVVPQQGSVGASGDLCPLSHVAISLIGKGDVVYKGKKMTAADAIAAEGLKPVELQPKEGLALNNGTTVMTAVAALCIIDAMKMVKNADIAAAMSAEALHAVPYAFDRRTHDLRPQHGQGIVAENMRRLLEGSEIVEKYKKDRVQDAYSLRCLPQVHGASRDAIGYVKDKVEIEINSVTDNPIIFHRDGEAISGGNFHGQPMAMAMDFFGIACAEFANIAERRIARLVDHKLSDLPPFLVSDSGVNSGFMIPQYTAAAIVSEDKVLAHPSVVDSIPTSANQEDHVSMGGYSARKGRQILDNANKVIAIEMLNAAQGMDFRAPLKPGKGTRAAFAEYRKHVPFYEKDQVMQPLMLKSLELVEAGTIISAAEAAVGELK, from the coding sequence GAAGGAGCTGATCAAGGAATGCGCCGAATCGGTCCGCAAATGGGTCGAAGAGGGACGCATCGTATACGGCGTAACGACGGGCTTCGGCGACCTGGCTTCGGTCGTCATTCCGCGCGACAAGAGCCGCCAGCTTCAGGAAAATCTTCTCATGAGCCACTCCTGCGGCTTCGGCGAAGCCTACCCCGAAGAAGTAGTGCGCGCGATAATGCTTCTCCGCGTAAATACGCTTACCCGCGGCTATTCGGGAATAAGCCTCGCGACGCTGCAACAGATGGTCGATTATCTTAACGCGGGAATCCACCCCGTCGTGCCCCAACAGGGTTCGGTAGGTGCAAGCGGCGACCTCTGCCCGCTGTCGCACGTAGCGATATCGCTCATCGGCAAGGGCGACGTCGTATATAAAGGAAAGAAGATGACCGCAGCCGACGCGATCGCGGCGGAGGGATTGAAGCCGGTCGAGCTTCAGCCGAAGGAAGGGCTCGCGCTCAACAACGGCACGACGGTCATGACGGCGGTCGCGGCCCTCTGCATTATCGACGCTATGAAGATGGTAAAGAACGCCGACATAGCCGCGGCGATGTCGGCCGAAGCTCTTCACGCCGTCCCCTACGCATTTGACCGCCGCACCCACGATCTGCGTCCGCAGCACGGTCAGGGAATCGTCGCTGAAAACATGCGCCGCCTTCTCGAAGGAAGCGAGATCGTCGAGAAATATAAAAAGGACCGCGTTCAGGACGCCTATTCGCTGCGCTGCCTCCCACAGGTCCACGGCGCGAGCCGCGACGCGATAGGCTACGTGAAGGATAAGGTCGAGATAGAAATCAACTCGGTCACTGACAACCCCATCATCTTCCACAGGGACGGCGAAGCGATAAGCGGCGGGAACTTCCACGGCCAGCCGATGGCGATGGCGATGGACTTCTTCGGGATAGCCTGCGCAGAATTTGCTAATATCGCTGAGCGCCGCATCGCGCGCCTCGTCGACCACAAACTCTCCGATCTGCCGCCGTTCCTCGTCTCCGACAGCGGCGTGAACAGCGGCTTCATGATTCCGCAGTACACAGCCGCCGCTATCGTATCGGAGGACAAGGTGCTCGCGCATCCGTCGGTCGTCGATTCGATCCCGACGTCCGCAAACCAGGAAGACCACGTCTCCATGGGCGGCTACAGCGCGCGCAAGGGGCGCCAGATCCTCGACAACGCTAACAAGGTCATCGCTATAGAAATGCTGAACGCCGCGCAGGGAATGGACTTCCGCGCGCCGCTGAAGCCGGGCAAAGGCACTCGGGCCGCCTTCGCGGAATATCGCAAGCACGTGCCCTTCTACGAGAAGGACCAGGTCATGCAGCCGCTTATGCTGAAGTCGCTCGAACTCGTAGAAGCCGGGACGATAATCAGCGCCGCAGAAGCTGCGGTCGGCGAACTGAAGTAA